A stretch of Apis cerana isolate GH-2021 linkage group LG1, AcerK_1.0, whole genome shotgun sequence DNA encodes these proteins:
- the LOC107997561 gene encoding triple functional domain protein isoform X1 — translation MDGTRAAEVLPLLQERLAILPGSRDRRGGPVLLFPTTPRRERAKPEDYRRLLQYLLTVPSDEARGLRFTVIVDMRGATWDSVKPILKVLHEHFHRSIHVAFIIKPENFWQKQRTSLAKQKKYNFEINTISLEALTKVIDPSQLTADLDGSLQYDHAQWIDTRLAVEDFTWQASDLLDRLDDLQEDLSRNDFADDVAGAKHGIDLHNEMKKKIMKVPVEEIEVIGQRLLQRFDNNIAASSGEGGSIESGATGGTDPDGRALAALVIQHLDSVHAAQQHLLQLWHIKKMKLDQCFQLRLFEQDCEKMFDWICHNREGFLANYVEIGRSYQLAKNLQEEHKHFTISSMNVYVNINKILTMASRLLETQHYAAGHVRAVAGRLDRAWKEFAAGLDERTAVLSLSVVFHHKAEQYVDSVAGWSQACDAGNLPNEIPILESHIRQHQTLYEAMCQAYTEVYDAYQALLSGLGSMLQVCHGFVSTHSSSSDTFCIDYVHSTSKKLLYQLDHLVQVCNQPQGIDHTARKHSQDGHGIDGHSGMSGNPAADYSEGASHVLAVIHQILGHHRALEARWHARKVKLHQRLALRLFQEDVKQVLDWLTNHGEVFIRKNTGVGRNLQKARVYQKSHEHFENVAQNTYTNATKLLTAAQELAHTGECAADEIYAVAQELEAHVSSFAARVEQRRRRLDLAVVFYTHEKELSGWVDELRQELQQDEVAENLETAERLLEQCAQHRASCMEACASTIVQGEALLRELRESTDAPDTTGSISAVEAALDRLASLRQELEDLWATRKLRLELCLRLRVFERDALEASGQLEMWAQELQGPSREGSPEQLLRAHNDGVAHMQNTAFQVLQQGQELAQVLEQAGVCIMADGQHSAATRVQVLLEFLNEREMDAEDLAEMRRVRLEQASQLVQLQTDATHVANWIRNGEAMLLASLRVPENLQDAEQLRLEHEQFQVAIEKTHTSAVQVKHRADALVSANHYDPKSIREVAEDVTKRWQQLVTCAEERHKLVTASINFYKTAEQVRSVLDSLEREYKRDEDWCASGEKATQVPTLVGKHQEQKEAFLKACTLVRRTAETFLKYTNRSLQFYSYQANSAGSENKVKNILEELLSKENRVLEYWTQRKKRLDHCHQYVLFERSAKQALEWIRETGELYLATHTNVGKNRIENEQLLREHNEFKGAAKETRERVKLLIQLADNLVEKGHAHAVAIKQSVAEVDQRYKDFSTRMDCYKTQIEEDLGIQSDDGQKDLSIDRNSDPLLEEKIKGKDLKELNEEKRRSARRKEFIMAELLQTERTYVKDLETCIRCFLEETRCGKGNVPSGLQGRESIIFSNMEEIHQFHSNIFLRELEKYETMPEDVGHCFVTWAPKFDMYVTYCKNKPESNQLLVTHGGTWFEELQRKHRVEHPIAAYLIKPVQRITKYQLLLKDLQACCQEGQGEIKDGLEVMLNVPKKANDALHLSMLEGCDVRIDTLGDVVLQDSFTVWDPKQLIRKGRDRHIFLFELYLLFSKEVKDSAGKVKYIYKSRLMTSELGVTEHIEGDECKFAVWTGRAPTSDTRVVLRANSMDAKQLWVKRLREVIQETYFSLSMPKSPAKKSSSQRSSRDLEECTSLDDSVENLDRNSLASFGSTNTTDSDKTGVAEVTWVIADHSAAPGSKELTVTKGQQVEVLENGSNISGVNTSEWTHVRLLVAPGQVDPPPEGLVPTSALKQPPPVSSKTSPSRKVPGQQQQQQQQQQQQQQQQLHYQQQSSSQVQTTASSGGFATASSAAGIAGSSSTITTSITPVLPIQNVPVLPDETENVANDGSTPANTNSPGNKRRGFSGRKWLPPPLRKLSQGKVEKSPPTTTSTATSMTSIVPPSGDRLKKNVSEKRFKLPTGAEQSRPSRTASISISALTTATASMRVSASEADLDTELQPGIEGEEDEGETEQSEPELEEDVPEPDNTEALTYSEQNGADDVEDELELPPPMKPITEPILVGTANGASGSAITTEGCGKSRTSERSTKILDGATTVDLAEIEQIVKERMEQHTENQERQSLMRTPSGKNSSIGSADNDYDKDAVSTIATTTITSSTTIMTTVATATVATGITTTTTKIGTTSSPAHGNSEEYDLESAVLVKRQFVIRELVETEKDYVNDLKQIVEGYMALMRDSESQVPLPDDLRGGKDKMVFGNIEAIYEWHRDFFLKALERCLERPEELGPLFKRYERKLHMYVVYCQNKPVSEYIVSEYIDTYFEDLRQKLGHRLQLCDLLIKPVQRITKYQLLLREALRLTERTQRISEIEGLRAAVHVMRIIPKAANDMMDVARLQGFDGKITAQGKLLLHGPLLVSEFSSNLPSKEKEWQVFLFEQNIIFSEAVGKKTQFTNPVYIYKAHIQVNKMSLEECYDDSEKFIIRSTDPRKPGLGFSCSAVEENGPRKQEWVDTITAILQTQRDFLKAIQSPIAYQKELTKDPFRGVSPDSPCRGNVLSSTIPNMSKTNEERRNEIAATTSSKALATAAAATATTTSVLQRPRTGGLDQDSSQSPSPSKSRLNFLEGFRSTLRPRSPVRNNSIPIVPGSRVRLTADWGKLHAGEELEIFRVDGPGLIVSPVIGKKEEFWIPASLVPNSSISRAWSFRPRRIDSEGENVRLPQDMCAEENGPPAILTIPCSIRATAGGVARLVLEARRVERAVVRWRKEGQRCDIEESDRYRLYRTNDSLCLEIAPCLPSDSGIYHCRVEHETGSCSAKIPLSIVGIDTTNAWCDTIECNRSNGLTIKETSSIVTLSDSRKKVTKNIEIEQFNNKYIELEELGIGRFARVCCAKEKGFDREVALKQISRLKQPLSLTRAEYDLLRNIRHDNIVRAFALFEDTPQPDIDTIVLELVKGSTLFIYLGEQIEYTEATVAKYTGQLLSALYWLHSRKRAHLDLKPENVLIDEKTGVVKLIDLGEAVRAVPLDEVVPPVDLEFAAPESVLGKPTGSYTDMWAAGVFLYVLLSGLSPFLDDSIEETTANILKCDFCFPDEYFKDISSDVKNLLETLLCLRGEDRATAQLILSSPWFKISIGATIPSSRMVAFIDRRAHRSKHHQDRNSSFYS, via the exons ATGGATGGAACAAGAGCTGCAGAGGTCTTACCTTTGCTTCAAGAACGTTTGGCCATTCTGCCAGGTAGCCGAGATCGCAGAGGTGGACCAGTACTTTTATTTCCTACTACACCAAGACGTGAAAGAGCCAAACCTGAAGATTATCGCCgtcttttacaatatttattgacTGTCCCCAGTGATGAAGCTAGGGGTTTACGTTTCACTGTGATTGTGGATATGCGTGGTGCTACTTGGGATTCTGTCAAACCAATACTAAag gtaTTGCATGAACATTTTCATCGATCAATACATGTTGCTTTTATCATTAAACCTGAAAATTTCTGGCAAAAACAACGGACATCATTAGCcaagcaaaaaaaatataattttgaa ATAAATACTATAAGTTTAGAAGCTTTGACAAAAGTAATTGATCCATCACAATTGACAGCAGATTTAGATGGATCATTACAATATGATCATGCTCAATGGATTGATACAAGATTAGCTGTAGAAGATTTTACATGGCAAGCAAGTGATCTTCTCGATAGATTAGACGATTTACAAGAGGATTTAAGTCGAAACGATTTTGCGGACGATGTAGCTGGAGCAAAACATGGAATTGATTTGCATaatgaaatgaagaaaaaaattatgaaagttCCGGTAGAAGAAATTGAAGTTATCGGTCAGCGATTGTTACAACGCTTCGATAATA ATATAGCAGCGAGTAGTGGCGAAGGCGGTAGTATAGAAAGTGGAGCAACCGGTGGCACCGATCCTGATGGACGAGCATTAGCCGCGTTAGTAATTCAACACTTAGATTCTGTACATGCTGCACAACAACATCTTCTACAGTTGTGGCATATTAAGAAGATGAAATTGGATCAGTGCTTTCAACTAAGACTTTTTGAACAAGATTGTGAAAAAATGTTCGATTGGATTTGTCACAATAGAGAAGGATTTTTAGCGAATTACGTTGAAATTGGACGTTCTTATCAACTCGCTAAGAATTTACAGGAAGAGCACAAACATTTCACTATAAGTTCTATGAACGTTtatgtgaatataaataagattttaacgATGGCCAGTCGTTTGCTTGAAACTCAACATTATGCTGCCGGACACGTAAGAGCAGTAGCTGGCCGACTAGATCGAGCTTGGAAAGAATTCGCAGCAGGGCTTGATGAACGTACTGCGGTTCTTAGTTTAAGCGTTGTATTTCATCATAAGGCAGAACAATATGTTGATAGCGTTGCAGGATGGAGTCAAGCTTGTGATGCTGGCAATCTACCTAACGAAATACCGATTTTGGAATCTCATATACGGCAGCATCAAACTCTTTATGAAGCAATGTGTCAAGCTTATACAGAG GTATATGACGCGTATCAGGCACTTTTGAGTGGACTAGGCTCAATGCTGCAAGTTTGTCACGGCTTCGTTTCGACGCACAGTTCGAGCTCGGATACATTTTGCATCGATTAT GTGCATAGTACCAGTAAGAAGCTTCTTTATCAACTGGATCATCTCGTGCAAGTCTGTAATCAACCGCAAGGGATAGACCATACAGCCAGAAAACAT AGTCAAGATGGACATGGCATTGATGGGCATTCTGGTATGAGTGGGAATCCTGCTGCGGATTATAGCGAAGGTGCGTCTCATGTATTGGCAGTGATCCATCAAATTTTGGGTCATCATAGGGCGTTGGAAGCTCGTTGGCATGCTCGAAAAGTCAAATTGCATCAGCGACTCGCGTTAAg ATTATTTCAAGAAGATGTGAAACAAGTTTTGGATTGGTTAACTAATCACGGTGAAgtttttattagaaagaatACAGGTGTTGGTCGTAATCTTCAAAAAGCGAGAGTATATCAGAAAAGTCATgaacattttgaaaatgtcGCACAG aaTACATATACAAATGCAACCAAACTACTTACTGCTGCACAAGAATTGGCTCATACTGGTGAATGTGCTGCTGATGAGATATATGCTGTAGCGCAAGAATTAGAGGCTCACGTCAGTAGCTTTGCGGCAAGAGTCGAACAACGTCGTCGAAGATTAGATTTAGCAGTTGTATTTTATACACATGAAAAAGAG ttaagTGGTTGGGTTGACGAATTACGACAAGAATTACAACAAGACGAAGTGGCGGAGAATTTAGAAACAGCAGAAAGATTGTTGGAACAATGTGCACAACATCGAGCCTCTTGTATGGAAGCATGTGCATCGACTATTGTTCAGGGAGAAGCATTGCTCCGAGAATTGCGAGAATCTACTGATGCTCCTGATACTACTGGCTCT atatcCGCGGTAGAAGCTGCATTAGATAGGTTAGCGAGCTTAAGACAGGAATTAGAAGATTTATGGGCTACTAGAAAATTGAGACTAGAATTATGTTTACGACTACGTGTATTTGAAAGAGATGCTCTAGAAGCGAGCGGTCAATTAGAGATGTGGGCACAAGAATTGCAAGGCCCATCTCGAGAAGGTTCTCCTGAACAATTATTGCGTGCTCATAATGACGGTGTTGCTCATATGCAGAATACCGCATTTCAAGTTCTGCAACAAGGTCAAGAACTTGCTCAG GTGTTGGAACAAGCAGGAGTTTGCATAATGGCAGATGGACAACATAGTGCTGCGACTAGAGTACAAGTgcttcttgaatttttaaacgaaagagaaatgGATGCGGAAGATTTAGCAGAGATGAGAAGAGTTCGTTTAGAACAAGCTTCTCAATTGGTTCAATTACAAACCGACGCTACACATGTTGCCAATTGGATTCGTAATGGAGAAGCTATGTTATTAGCTTCTTTGAGAGTTCCGGAAAATCTTCAAGATGCAGAACAGCTTCGTTTAGAACACGAACAGTTTCAAGTCGCTATAGAAAAAACACATACTTCAGCTGTTCAG GTGAAACACAGAGCAGATGCGCTAGTGAGTGCTAATCATTATGACCCAAAGAGTATAAGAGAAGTGGCTGAGGATGTAACTAAAAGATGGCAACAACTTGTGACATGTGCAGAGGAAAGACACAAACTAGTAACAGCTagcattaatttttacaaaacggCAGAACAAGTTCGTTCTGTATTAGATAGTCTTGAACGTGAATATAAAAGAGACGAAGATTGGTGTGCTTCTGGTGAAAAAGCTACACAAGTTCCAACACTTGTTGGCAAACATCAAGAACAAAAAGAAGCATTTTTAAAAGCATGCACATTAGTCCGGCGAACTGCGGAaacatttcttaaatatacgAACCGTAGTCttcaattttatagttatCAGGCAAATAGTGCTGGTTCTGAgaataaagttaaaa atattttggaGGAGTTACTTAGTAAAGAGAATCGCGTGCTCGAATACTGGACGCAACGTAAGAAACGATTGGATCACTGTCATCAGTATGTTCTGTTTGAGCGTAGTGCTAAACAGGCTTTAGAATGGATTAGAGAAACGGGTGAATTATATCTAGCAACACATACCAACGTTGGTAAAAATCGTATCGAAAACGAACAATTATTACGCGAGCACAATGAGTTTAAAGGTGCTGCGAag GAAACACGAGAAAGAGTAAAGCTGTTGATTCAACTTGCTGATAATTTAGTCGAGAAAGGACATGCTCATGCAGTCGCAATCAAACAATCTGTCGCTGAAGTGGATCAACGATATAAGGATTTTAGTACGCGTATGGATTGTTATAAAACACAAATTGAAGAAGATCTTGGAATTCAATCAGACGATGGTCAAAAGGATCTTTCTATCGATCGCAATTCCGATCCATTACTCGAGGAAAAGATCAAaggaaaagatttaaaagaattaaacgaagaaaaaagaagatcagCACGGCGAAAGGA ATTTATAATGGCTGAACTGCTACAAACAGAACGAACTTACGTGAAAGATTTAGAAACTTGTATTCGATGTTTCTTGGAAGAAACACGTTGTGGAAAAGGAAATGTTCCATCCGGATTGCAAGGACgagaatctataatttttagtaatatggAAGAGATTCATCAATTTCATAGTAACATATTTCTTCGTGAACTTGAAAAATACGAAACTATGCCCGAAGATGTTGGACATTGTTTTGTAACATGg gCACCTAAGTTTGATATGTATGTGACATATTGCAAGAATAAACCAGAAAGTAATCAATTATTAGTTACTCATGGTGGGACATGGTTTGAAGAATTACAAAGAAAACATCGAGTTGAACATCCGATTGctgcatatttaattaaacccgtacaaagaataacaaaatatcaattattattaaaagatcttCAG GCTTGTTGCCAAGAAGGACAGGGCGAAATAAAGGACGGCCTTGAAGTAATGTTAAATGTGCCTAAGAAAGCAAATGATGCCTTACATTTAAGTATGCTGGAAGGTTGCGATGTAAGAATAGATACATTAGGTGATGTAGTATTACAGGATTCTTTTACGGTATGGGATCCTAAACAATTGATTAGAAAAGGCAGAGATCGGCacatatttctatttgaattgTATCTGCTCTTTAGCAAAGAAGTGAAAGATTCGGCTGGGaag GTAAAATACATTTACAAAAGTCGTTTAATGACTTCTGAGTTGGGTGTAACTGAACATATTGAAGGTGACGAATGCAAATTCGCAGTATGGACAGGTCGTGCACCGACTAGCGATACACGCGTTGTTCTTCGAGCCAATTCAATGGATGCTAAGCAATTATGGGTGAAAAGATTACGTGAAGTTATTCAAGAAACATATTTCAGTTTAAGTATGCCCAAGAGTCCTGCGAAAAAAAGTTCAAGTCAACGATCTAGTAGAGATCTCGAAGAATGTACTTCTTTGGATGATAGTGTTGAGAATTTAGATAGAAATTCTTTGGCATCTTTTGGTTCTACTAATACTACAGACTCAGATAAg ACCGGCGTAGCCGAGGTAACTTGGGTCATTGCCGATCACTCTGCAGCACCAGGTTCGAAAGAGTTGACGGTAACGAAAGGTCAACAAGTTGAAGTATTAGAAAATGGAAGTAACATTAGCGGTGTGAATACATCCGAGTGGACTCACGTGCGTTTACTAGTTGCTCCAGGACAAGTTGATCCTCCTCCAGAAGGATTAGTTCCTACTAGTGCGCTTAAACAACCCCCTCCGGTTTCTAGTAAAACTTCACCATCTAGGAAAGTTCCAggacagcaacaacaacaacaacagcagcagcagcagcaacaacaacaacaattgcATTATCAACAACAATCGAGTAGTCAAGTTCAAACTACCGCATCCAGTGGAGGATTTGCAACTGCATCCTCTGCTGCTGGAATAGCAGGCTCTTCGTCGACGATTACAACAAGTATAACACCTGTGTTACCGATTCAAAATGTTCCTGTGTTGCCGGATGAAACTG aaaatgttgCAAACGATGGAAGTACTCCTGCGAACACAAATTCTCCAGGAAACAAAAGGCGTGGCTTTAGCGG gAGAAAGTGGTTACCTCCACCATTGCGTAAACTTAGTCAAGGTAAAGTCGAGAAATCACCACCAACGACGACATCGACAGCGACATCGATGACATCGATTGTACCGCCATCAGGCGATCGGTTGAAGAAGAATGTCTCGGAGAAACGATTCAAATTACCGACTGGTGCGGAACAATCTCGACCGTCCAGAACTGCTTCTATTTCTATCTCTGCGTTAACAACAGCGACTGCCTCTATGCGTGTATCTGCTTCTGAAGCGGACCTTGACACTGAACTTCAACCAGGAATCGAGGGAGAAGAAGACGAAGGAGAAACCGAACAATCGGAACCAGAATTGGAAGAAGATGTACCGGAACCCGATAACACAGAAGCTTTAACTTATTCGGAACAAAATGGAGCGGACGATGTCGAAGACGAATTAGAACTTCCTCCGCCGATGAAACCCATCACTGAACCGATACTTGTAGGAACTGCGAATGGAGCATCGGGGTCTGCAATTACAACAGAAGGCTGTGGAAAATCTCGA acatcTGAACGTTCAACGAAGATTCTTGACGGTGCCACAACGGTTGATTTAGCTGAAATTGAACAAATcgtaaaagaaagaatg GAACAACATACGGAAAATCAAGAAAGGCAAAGTCTGATGCGAACACCTAGTGGTAAAAATTCAAGCATTGGCAGTGCGGATAACGATTATGACAAAGATGCAGTATCAACTATTGCTACTACCACGATTACTTCATCAACGACGATAATGACAACAGTAGCGACAGCAACTGTAGCGACTGGGATAACGACAACAACAACTAAGATAGGAACAACGAGTAGTCCTGCTCACGGGAATTCGGAGGAATACGACTTGGAGAGTGCAGTGCTAGTAAAACGACAATTCGTTATTCGAGAATTAGTGGAGACAGAAAAAGATTATGTAAATGATTTAAAGCAAATAGTTGAAGGATACATGGCGTTAATGCGAGATTCTGAATCTCAAGTGCCATTGCCAGATGATTTACGCGGTGGAAAAGACAAAATGGTTTTTGGTAACATAGAGGCAATCTACGAATGGCATAGAGA TTTCTTTCTGAAAGCTTTGGAACGTTGCTTGGAACGGCCGGAAGAGCTTGGGCCGTTGTTTAAGCGATACGAAAGGAAGTTACATATGTATGTTGTTTATTGTCAAAACAAACCAGTCTCCGAGTATATTGTTTCTGAGTATATAGATACCTATTTCGAG GACTTGAGGCAAAAGCTCGGACATCGATTACAATTATGCGATCTTTTGATCAAACCGGTTCAAAGAATCACAAAGTATCAACTTCTTCTTCGAGAGGCATTAAGACTTACCGAACGAACTCAAAGAATTTCGGAAATCGAAGGACTTAGAGCAGCGGTTCATGTAATGCGTATTATTCCAAAAGCGGCCAATGACATGATGGATGTTGCAAGACTTCAAGGTTTCGAT ggaAAAATTACAGCgcaaggaaaattattattgcacgGACCACTTTTAGTCTcagaattttcttcgaatttaccTAGTAAGGAAAAAGAATGGCAAGTCTTCCTGttcgaacaaaatattatttttagtgagGCTGTCGGAAAAAAGACACAATTCACCAATCCTGTCTATATTTACAAGGCTCATATTCAG GTGAATAAAATGAGTTTGGAAGAATGTTATGATGATTCGGAGAAGTTTATAATTCGATCAACAGATCCTCGAAAACCTGGCCTTGGATTCTCTTGTAGCGCAGTAGAAGAAAATGGGCCACGGAAGCAGGAGTGGGTAGATACGATCACTGCCATCCTGCAGACCCAACGTGACTTCCTTAAAGCGATACAGTCACCAATTGCCTACCAAAAGGAACTTACCAAAGATCCATT TCGTGGCGTGAGTCCGGATTCTCCATGTCGAGGGAATGTACTTTCATCAACAATACCGAACATGTCTAAAACGAACGAAGAACGGAGAAATGAAATCGCTGCTACTACCTCTTCAAAAGCATTAGCTACAGCTGCAGCAGCGACAGCTACGACAACATCGGTTTTACAGCGACCTCGTACTGGAGGCTTGGATCAGGATTCTTCACAATCGCCAAGTCCTAGCAAAAGCAGACTGAACTTTCTTGAGGGATTCAGAAGTACTCTACGTCCACGATCACCTGTTCGCAACAACTCTATTCCG ATCGTTCCAGGAAGCAGAGTAAGATTAACCGCAGATTGGGGCAAATTACATGCTGGAGAAGAATTGGAGATCTTCCGTGTGGATGGTCCAGGGCTAATCGTCTCTCCGGTAAtcggaaaaaaggaggaattcTGGATTCCGGCGAGTCTCGTTCCAAATTCATCGATCAGCCGCGCATGGTCTTTCCGTCCGCGAAGAATCGATTCCGAGGGAGAGAACGTCCGTCTTCCGCAAGATATGTGCGCGGAAGAGAACGGTCCTCCCGCGATTTTGACTATTCCGTGTTCGATCAGGGCGACGGCAGGTGGCGTGGCTCGGCTCGTACTGGAAGCTCGCCGCGTGGAACGAGCAGTCGTACGTTGGAGAAAGGAGGGGCAACGATGTGACATCGAGGAAAGCGATCGATATCGACTTTACCGAACGAACGATTCCCTTTGTCTCGAAATTGCTCCTTGCCTTCCTTCTGATTCCGGGATTTACCACTGTCGCGTCGAACATGAAACGGGTTCTTGTTCAGCAAAAATTCCCCTCAGTATCGTAG GTATCGATACGACAAACGCTTGGTGTGATACAATCGAATGCAATCGATCAAACGGATTAACGATAAAGGAAACCTCGTCGATTGTAACATTGTcagattcgagaaaaaaagtaacgaaaaatatagaaattgaacaatttaataacaaatatatcgaGCTGGAAGAATTAGGAATTGGTAGATTTGCTAGAGTATGCTGTGCAAAGGAAAAAGGATTCGACCGAGAAGTAGCACTCAAACAAATATCTCGATTGAAGCAACCGCTATCGTTAACTCGTGCCGAGTATGATCTTCTCAGGAATATACGCCATGATAATATTGTTCGAGCATTTGCACTTTTCGAGGATACACCTCAACCGGATATCGATACTATCGTTTTAGAGTT GGTCAAGGGTTCCacattgtttatttatcttgGCGAACAAATTGAATATACCGAAGCGACTGTTGCAAAATATACCGGTCAACTACTATCAGCATTATACTGGTTACACTCACGTAAACGAGCTCATTTAGACTTAAAACCAGAAAACGTTCTAATTGATGAGAAAACTGGTGTTGTAAAACTAATAGATCTTGGTGAAGCTGTCAGAGCGGTACCACTGGATGAAGTTGTTCCTCCAGTTGATTTGGAATTTGCAGCTCCAGAATCGGTTCTCGGTAAACCAACAGGATCCTATACAGACATGTGGGCTGCCGgtgtttttctttatgtattattaag CGGACTTTCTCCATTTTTGGATGATTCCATTGAAGAAACTACCGCGAACATACTAAAATGCGATTTTTGTTTCcctgatgaatattttaaagatatatcatCCGATGTAAAAAATCTTCTTGAAACATTGTTGTGTTTACGTGGAGAAGACAGAGCAACCGCTCAATTAATTCTATCATCACCTTGGTTTAAG ATATCAATTGGTGCAACGATTCCTTCTTCTCGAATGGTTGCATTCATTGACCGCCGTGCTCACCGCTCAAAACATCATCAGGATCGAAATAGcagtttttattcttaa